AGGGCACCAGGCCCCCCAGGTGGTATTCGGggggctttccctccctcctggagtcgctctttctccctctctctctctctgggcgaggaggggagggaaggagtcgggatgggggagaaggggagggggatggtggTGTTATTTTAATAAAATGACTGGGGGACGTCAGGCGGAAGGGAGCCGGGTTCGGAttctttaaatggaatttgttgtcATCTGAGCATGCTCCTGTGTGGGCAGGAGGGGGCTATATAACGCCAGGAACCAGCTGGGAGACGccaagcagcagcagaaggaggagcggGAGCGGGGCACCGGATTCCGGCTCCTTTCTGTGCCGGTCCTCGAGGGAGAGGCTGCAGTTCGGGTCCCGTGGGGGAGTCCGGGGGTCCGGCCGGGCATCCCACCCAGGCAGCGGGCATCCCTCCGTCCGGGAGGCCTCGCCCCTTGCCCCTCTGGCTGCAGCTCGGGCCGGGGCGGAGCGGGGGGTGAGCGGGCCGGgctccccgggccccgccgcGATGCCCACGCCCATGCCCGGGcccccggcggcggcggtggcggccaaGCCGTCCGAGCCGCTGGGCGTCTGCTCCAGCTACCAGGCGGTGATGCCCCACCCGGGGTCCCCGGGGTCCCCGCTGGAGGAGGTCCGGCCGGCGTCGCGGCCCGCCCGgacggcccgggcccgggccaagCTGCGCAGGGCCCGGCCGGCCCGCTTCAAGACGCAGCCCGTCACCTTCGACGAGATCCAggagctggtggaggaggagggcgtgtcggccctggaggaggagaaagccaaGAAGTCCTTCCTGCAGTCGCTCGAGTGCCTGCGGCGGAGCACCCAGAACCTCAGCCTGCAGCGGGACCCCCGCGACCCCCGGCTGGCCGCCTGCAAGATCGGCAACAGCCTCGACTCCAGCGACTCGGACTCGGCCCTGTGAGGGACGGGGacccgaccccccacccccctcccgcgGACCCCCCAAGgacgatcccccccccccccgctccctccgGGATGCCCGCAGCTCCCCCCGATGCCCCCCGGGGAAAGGAGCGGTCCGGACGGAGCCCCCGGGCACCAGGCCCAGCGCACCCCATCTGGGACCCGAggagagggatggatggatggatgcagggATGCAGGGATGGATGACCCTGGGGATGGCTGTGACCTCGGGATAGATGACCTCCGGAAGGCCGaccctgggattcattcaatcgtatttattgagcgcttactgtgtgcagagcactgtacaaagcgcttgatagATGATGTGGGGATACCTGCCTCCCCCGGGTACCtgacaccccctccacccccggatGGCTGACCCTGGGATAGAGAGGACGTGGGGATGGCTGACCCCCGGGTTAGATGACCCCCGGATGGCTGACCCTGGGATGGAGGACGTGGGGATGGCTGACCCCCGGGTTAGATGACCCCCGGTTGGCTGACCCTTGGATGGAGGACGCGGGGGTGGCTGACCCCCGGGTTAGATGACCCCCGGATGGCCGACCCTGGGATGGAGGATGCAGGGATGGCTGACCGCAGGATAGATGACCTCCGGATGGCTGACCGTGGGGATAGACGATTCTGGGTTGGCTAACCTCGGGATAGATGACCTCCAGATGGCTGaccctgggatggataataataataatggcatttattaagcgcttactaggtgcaaagcactgtcctaagcgctggggaggttacaaggtgatcaggttgtccctcggaggcctcacagtcttaatcccccattttacagaggagggaactgaggcacagagaagttaaatgacttgcccaaagtcacacagctgacaattggcggagccggggtttgaacccatgacctctgactccaaagcccctgctctttccactgagccacgctgcttctgataggTGACGCGGGGATGGCTGACCCCGGGATAGATGACCTCCGGATGGCTGACCCTGGGATAGATGACGCGGGGATGGCTGACCCCCTGGATGGCAAGGccgaggaggggaggggtggggggcggtcttCGACGAAAGCCGCCCGGTGCCCGTCCCCCCCCTCCCAAACAGTCTGCAACTTCGACGCCTCCACCGCCTCCCCGCCCTCGCCTAAACAAGAGAACATTTCTGACTTTTCTAGCGGTGCCCAGGGACGAGCGATTTTTAGACGCCAGGAGTGGTTGGACTCTTATTTATTTTTGCATTTCAACGATCGACTGCATTTATTTAAGATCTTTCTACCTGAACGTGTCTGTGATATTTCCAGAACCGAGAAATAAACACAATATATTTGCACAGCCTGTCTCGGAGAGTCTTCTGGTTCTTTCTGGCCAGCCGGGAGCCCTCCCCCGACCTAGGCTGGGCTGGGCCAGCGAGGGGTCGGGGGATGGGAGAAATGGGTCGCGCTTGTTGCTTGCTGGATGGCAATAGTCCTGGCAAGATTCAATTAGCACAATGAGGCCAGATCCCCTGATACCGCCTTTCCACTCAatgctccctccccgccccagccccccctAACCCTGTCGTGTCCGTCTcttatctctcccttcctcccgagccCTTTGGGTCAGGGGCTGGCCCTATATCAAAGTCCCGTGCCTATGGAGGGTAGATCTGGTCTGCTGAAGGAAGCTCAGGAGTCTGGGCCGAGCCTCCAGGATCCGAGCCTGACGGGGCTAGGGGGTCTGCCCGGGatctggtgataataataataattgtggtatttgttaagcttttactatgtgccaagcaccgttctaagtactggagtagataccaggtaatcaggttgtcccacgtgaggctcatgatcttaatccccattttccagatgaggtaagtgaagtggcttgcccaaggtcacacagcagactagcgacggggccggaattagaacacacatcctctgactcccaagctggtgctgtttcccctagccacactgcttcagggagTGTTCCTGctgggagtacagtgctctgctcatagtaagtgctcaataaatacgattgatgatgactctacTCAGGTCCTTTCCAGAGGTCACCTGAGAGGGAAAGCCAGGTGATACTCCTAGAGAGccttgctgggggtggggggaggtagaaggagagggtgaaaggttggggggggggcatcCTTTACCCATTTAAGTTCGCTGGGGGTGGGCGGCTGGCTTCCACCtgagatatttcattcattcgattgaagttatttgagcgcttactgtgtgcagagcgctgtactacgcgcttgacaTTTGAATTGGGCATTTTCGCTTCACCTCTTGCCACCCAACGTGCTGTTTTAGGTTAATAAGATTGCAAGGTGTTCTGCtgctgaggcagggactgtggcatTGTGGCTTCTGGGGCCCTGGAAATGGGACTGAGCCGAGAAACCCAGTGGGAACAAAGTGGAATCCTGCAGCTGGCAGGAGGGGTGTGagaaggatggagatgggggtgcgtgtgtgtgtgtgagtgtgggttGACTGTTTCTCCACTTCCGTTTCTGCTGATCCAGTACTTCAAACACAGCTGcccagaggagagaggaagagaaaaacaacTGCTACTGATTTCCCGCTTTTCGTAATGTAAGTcttaccttctccttctcctctctccccttcctcatttccttttcccccatcgtatgtctctctcctcctccccccacccctttccgtgGGAAATGAAAATTGTGTTGCCGACTCTGTGTCTCCTTCATCTAATAATGCTTCCAAGGAAGTCCTTGGACGTCCAGAACTTCCCAGTAAACTCGGCGCTCCCGGCGGACAGCTCCCGCCGTTGGAACTCAGATCCTGGGCTCAGCCCTCAGCCCCCTCACAAGCCTCCTGAGGGAAGCGGCCTGGGGCTCCCTCCACACCTGTCACCCTGGCCAGGTTTGGGGAAGATAGGACACAGATTCTGCTGCAACCCTCCAAGACCGTgacctccctctggactgtgagcttgctgtgggcagggaatgtgtctgatgtcacattgttctttcccaagtgcttagttcagtgctttgcacacagtaagtactcaataaataataataatccacagGTCTTCAGATTGGAGCTTCCCAGCCAGGGATAGGCATTATAGCATGCGCAGCCTGACAAAGTCTAGGATTCAGGCCTTGGATTAGAGGCAGggtggtcttgtggaaaaagcagGTGTGGGattggagtcagaataataatgatggcatttgttaagcacttactatgtgccaaacaccgttctaagcgctgggttagatataaggtaattcggttgtcccatgtggggctcaccatcttaatccccattttacagatgacgaaaccgaggcatagagaagttaagtaacttgcccaaaggcatccagctgacaagtggcggagctgggattcgaacccatgacctctgactcccaagcccgtgctctttccactaagccacgctggttctaaATTTGGGGATGCTGGGATAAATAACACACAGATCAAagatcagcccgttgttgggtagggaccgtctctgtatgttgcgaacttgtacttcccaagtgcttagtacagtgctctgcacacagtgagcgctcaataaatacgattgaatgaatgaatgaataagaaaggggctgggggagggaggaaaacaggACAAGAGGAAAGAAATTTCAGTAACCTTTGGAGAAGTAATGCCTTTTCCATTTGGCTCGATACATTTATTCTATATTCAATCAagcaagggtatttattaagctttgacTATGCGCTGAGAATTGATAGGTACCCGAAGGTGTAAAGAAGCTGGTTTTAATTTAAAATCCAAGATATAAAATCCAAGATAAAAATACCAGATAACAAGAAAGTCCTGTGCTctagtccagctctgccatttgtctgctatgtgaccttgggcaagtcaccttaatcttttgggtctcagttttctcatctgtaaaacgttctccctccctctcaactgtaagccccatgttggaaagagactgtgtctaatctaattatctcactcctactccagtgcttggcacttagtaagcgcataATGAATGTCAAAATTAAATATCATAGGGCAGGGTGTTGGCAGGGGTAAGGATGCAGGGgttgggcagagcagaggggagtgggacaaAGTGAGCTCCCTGTCTAGAACAGGATCACAGCCAGCCTGGGGCACCTGTAGAGTTGGGTGTGGTGTGAGGAAGTGTCATCTCTGTGCCAGCTGGGaggaagcgattagtacagtgctctgcacacagtaagcgctcaataaatacgattgaatgaatgaatgaatgaacaaggggtaTCCCTTAAATCTGTGGAGGGGCAGTGGGCAGGAAGACTGCACCTGAGGCCTGAAGGATTCCAGAGTTTCAAGCCGGGGTGCTTAGACTGTCCTTTCACAGACACCAAGATTGTCTCCCGCTGCTCTTGTGAAAGTGCCCCTGCAGGAGAGGAAACGATTGCCCCGTCCTGTGGGGGCTTTGGCTCGCTTCTTCTTCTCAGGAGATGGTTGAGTGTGGCCTCGTGTCGGCCCCCAATAAAACCAGAACACTGTTTCCCCCTGGAGTCACCCAGGCAGAACCGGGTGGAGAGCTAGCTCACTTCCGAGCGGACTACTTTCCTAAACTCCCGGCCTGCCTCCATTCCAGGGGTATgctactctgcacgtagtaagaactgAATACGTACCACTGATTGTAGCGAAAGCTCTCTTACAAAGCCTTTCCCTAATTCTCTAAATAATTAACtaaataaaaaattattattatattatattattattatttattattaaagcaaataaaataaactgctctaacagttgcctgctgtgtcaccttgagcaagtcataagttccccatgcctcagtgtcctcatctgtaaaatggggattcaaggttTAATCTCCTCcctactcagaccgtgagccccatgtgggacaggcactgtgtttgaccagattattttgtatctgccccagcactgagaacagcacttcacacagagtaagcagttaatagaTGCAATGAtagtcatcccggctctgccaattgcctgctgtgtgaccttggggaagtcacttaacttctctgtgcctcagttccttcatctgtaaaatgggggttaagactgtgagccccccgtgggataacctgatcaccttgtaacctccccagcgcttagaacagtgctttgcacatagtaagtgcttaataaatgccattattattattattattataatcatcatcatcatcattgtcaatgatatttattgagcaggaaaGTCAAGATGGAGGAAGCTGTGGGAATACTatgtcccagtacttagtgcagtgcttggcacatagtaagtgcttaacaaatgccattatagttattattcttggtattgttattttcattattagcgAAGGGCTGCTCGGAGCCAGGCAACCATTAGAGAAAGGGGATGACAAGAGAATGAGAGGAATCGAGAGgcagccccttgtgggcaaggattgtttctattgctgaattgtactttccaagcacttagtacagtgctctgcacacagaaagtgctcaataaatacgactgaattaatgaacagagagagggagagaaaacagcaaggaaagggaacagagagagaagcaaggtgggaGAAGCAAGAgtcaggagagaaaaagagagaaaaaaaacagatgaaatggctcggtggaaagagcacgggctttggagtcagaggtcatgggttcgaatcccgactctggcacatgtctgctgtgggacctgtggcaagtcacttcacttctctgagcctcagtgacctcatctgtaaaatggggattaagactgtgagccccacgtgggacaacctgatcaccttgtatcctccccagtgcttagaacagtgctctgcacatagtaagcacttaacaaatgtcattattattattattattattattgttattatattattattatctgggaagcctgcacaacttccaccattctatctctctcttccccttcatggaGGGGTCTTATGTTCCCTCTCTTCATTCAAGCCGGGGATCAGAGCCCTGATTCATCGCCAAACAAAGCCAGGGCCTGGACAGTAATAGGTGCTCTGAGCCTGACTCGGTTCTTGCTCCAAATGTTTGCACTTGGGATTCGGGGCCTTGCTTATCAAGGCCGTTCTCTGGTTGTTTTCAACACAGCCTGGGACTGGCTCTTCCCCCTTGGGACTCCTGGACCCACTGGTTAGATagccagagggaagaggggaaaggcctGAGAGGAGCCCTGGGAATGACTGGGGGCTTTAGACCAAGGTTAGGTAGCTTAGTTTTCTGgaacacaatattattattattattattgttattgctgttgtATTTAttcactaattatggtatttcttcataataatagtgatgatggcatttgtcaagtgcttactatgtgcaatgcactgttctaagcgctgaaggggatacaaggtaattaggttgtcccacatgggtctcacagtcttgatccccattttacagaggaggtaactgaggcccagagaagtgaagtgacttgcccaaagtcacacagctgacaagcggcggagctgggattagaacccatgacctctgactcccaagcccgtgctctttccactgagccacgccttccTATGTACCATGTActatgccctaagcactgggatcctgttgctgggtagggaccatctctatatgttgctgacttgtacttcccaagtgcttagtacagtgctctgcacacagtaagcgctcaataaatacgattgaattgaatgaatgaatgctctgcacacagtaagtgctcagtaaatacgatcaatcgattgatgatGCTTCAAGCTCTCCGGAAGAAATACGTTGGGGCATTGTTTCCCAAACTGGAAGCCGGCTTGGCTGTGGCCGAGGGGACTGTGGATGGGCAAAGAGCAGGTGCCACGTGAAAATCCTGGGGGTCCCAGCAGCGTGGCAGCTGAGCTAGGTGGGGTGTTAAGGCTGGGGAGGACCCTCAGCCTCCTGAGAGCAATGGTCAGGGCCGTGTCAGGCATACTTGGAATCTGATCCGAGGAGGACTCAGACAGGATTCCTCTGCTGTAAGATATTCCCCTGGCACCGGGCCACCCCAATGTcaccagaggagggggagggggcggcagggGCTCCCTctggcctcttgtctctctggcagCTGAGTCTCAGAGCTTCGGCCCAACCGGGGGAACCGGTTACCACTTAACAGTGGAAAAAACATccccctgggaatcaggagacctgggttttagcctCAGTTCCGCCATCAGTGGTGAAATTTTCTGACCAAAAAACCACAGGAACAGTCTGTGAGGCAGACTGCAGGAAAAAGGGTTGGCCGACATGGGTGGCGAAGCccacagtggctaccaagcaacCACTTTCCAGGTCATGGTGCCATGACACAGCAATGGAACTCTGCTGgggtcactttggccataaatgaaTCCTGCATGGAAAGAACCTTTGCACTGTGtacccacctccttcctcaccgCACTCGGTGCCCCAGAAGAAACACgactggcaggggagagagagagagagagagagagagagagagagagcgtaaaTAGCCCTGTGGAAATGACCAGTCCTAAAATCAGTTTCCTCATGCAGGTTCTTGATCCTAAAATCTCAGAAGCCAGGCTCATCCGTTGCTTTCCACAGGAGCCCTCTCCTTGGAGCCTactctcccaggcctttgctggcAGTTCACTCTCTGTGTAGATTCCGATCAGCCCCAGAgcgttccctcctcccctcaccctctctctgctCCTGTTCTGCGCTCCGGGCCTTAGGCAGCATCAGGGCATTTTTGGGACAAGTGCAGGGAAATAGATACCAGGGGACTCAGCTATGGACTGGTCTCATCATCTTGCCGAACCCAGAGGAAATTGGCCTAGGCTTGGGGCTGCCGggagcttttttttatggtatttgttacatgcttactgtgtgccaagcactgttctaagcgctggggcagattcaaagtaatcaggtcggacgcagtccctgtcttaattcttaatccccattttacagacgaggtaaccgaggcacaaagaagttaagcgacttgcccatggtcacagggcagacacacGGCAAAGAGAAAGCAGCCTCCCCTGGCTGGCCACCCTccgtctcccttccacttagattgaGGCCTTAGGATGTGAttcatcagtcagccaatcagcaGGGCACCTGCTCCTGCTATTCAGTAAggaggcccttactatgtgcagagcactgtactaagcgctgtgtgcagagccctgtattaagcaattgggagagtacaatacaacagtaaacagacatattccctgcccacaacaagcctagtGACCAACCTGTTTGTATCAGGTCCTACTGATCTCTGATTCCTAACTAGGAGAGGCCCTGGAGTGCCCAGGCTGGGCGCTCAGTCCGGGACAGAAGTCAGGGTAGGAATTGGCAGGGGTTGGAATGGTTGGTGGTTTGGGATGGGCAATGCCAGGACTCAGACCCCCTCCCATTGTCTTGCCTCAGTTGCTTGggcagatggtaagctccttgagttcaGTGATCAAGTTTACTTACtccagtgcactctcccaagcactcaataattaactttgattgcttgattgaccctaagcttgttgtgggcagggaatatgtctgtttactgttgtattgtactctcccaattgcttagtactggGCTCCACACATAGTtcacactcaataagtatgactgaatgagtgaaacgcTGTTTGCTGGCAGACTTCTTCAACCCACCACAGATGATGATGCCTATGACTCCCTCGCCTTCGTCTTCTTCCACCATCATGATCCCAGAGCATCATTCCGTGCCACCCAAGCACTTGAATACTCACTCCCCTGACCCCCTCATCATAGCACTAatgttcatgtaataataatgatgatgatgttgatggtttctgttaagcgcttactgtgtgcaaagcatctttagattctattgcttcctcctacttgtaatccctcccctccacctgctgctagattgtaaaccagGTGGGGAAGTGGGGCGggattgcttttagactgtgagcccactgttgggtagggactgtctctatatgttgccaatttgtacttcccaagcgcttagtacagtgctctgcacatagtaagcgctcaataaatacgattgattgattgattgattcccactttcagagaaggtaagtgtcttgTTCAAGGACACCCAGAAAGCCAGTGAAAAgtgccagttcttctgactcccaaccttgtcctctctccactaataatggcatttattaagcacttactatgtgcaaagcactgttctaagtgctggggaggttacaaggtgatcaggttgtcccacggggggctcacagtcttcatccccattttacagatgaggtaacagaggcacagagaagttaagcgacttgcccaaagctgtcTAAATTTGCCCAAACCATAcatttcccttcccacccaccttCCCCCGGCATCCACACGTGATGCTCCTAACCGCAGTTGGGGCTGTGGGGCCAGTCTGGGGAGAGCGGAAAGTGGTCCCCT
This genomic stretch from Tachyglossus aculeatus isolate mTacAcu1 chromosome 22, mTacAcu1.pri, whole genome shotgun sequence harbors:
- the C22H11orf96 gene encoding uncharacterized protein C11orf96 homolog, translated to MPTPMPGPPAAAVAAKPSEPLGVCSSYQAVMPHPGSPGSPLEEVRPASRPARTARARAKLRRARPARFKTQPVTFDEIQELVEEEGVSALEEEKAKKSFLQSLECLRRSTQNLSLQRDPRDPRLAACKIGNSLDSSDSDSAL